A DNA window from Bombus vancouverensis nearcticus chromosome 6, iyBomVanc1_principal, whole genome shotgun sequence contains the following coding sequences:
- the LOC117158116 gene encoding histone lysine demethylase PHF8 isoform X1 translates to MELPVTYCLCGRSYDFEQFMIQCDVCKEWYHGGCVSVKEYMSIDLDKYHCPRCEAMCGPSLMKTKLNWHRHDYTEPDADTKPVQTGTPVFIRELKSRHFPKADEVVKHVRGQQLTLQYLQANGFESPIIIDGKDGLDMTVPPPNFSVYDVESYIGGDRDMDVIDVTRQSNIRMKLRDFVEYYNSPCRTRVLNVISLEFTNTGLSPMVEAPYIARKLDWVNSVWPRDWLEDSDIKRPEVQKYCLMGVKDSFTDFHIDFGGTSVWYHVLRGEKVFYLIRPTPANLQLYQHWMCSSTQSETFFGDQADACYKCVIKQGQTMMIPTGWIHAVLTPVDSLVFGGNFVHSLNIPMQLQIYELEKKMKTPAKFQYPGFETINWFAAKKLLKELKELNNEGKKCPAYLLQGVKALLSILKQWNTDKDYNMTSRGQIPETINSQKLLKDFSKEIRHAERYLISLNPPKPERESKRKKKKPLNKDFVDYDVADRMPDNPFKATLKETSKANSTIVESPSSGRPPLKLTLPKPIMYPYAKTQSPTLEEKNVSPVSNRRSSKPGKQSPTVIRFKLGNNEVVRSTHDDINTYNNLHSDRPLGTSKELTWKQTSIYDFHDGSNESDYGRFTIDESPKRKRTPKTNTQKRLKRDYDGDVDVLNDAPKNGIEELLKASAYTLGNGTQRLDVTTSMISQYSQPMPPPTGIYKLKTTSSGRASPSTREAIAGMLSFSEQCYSTTSNSTSKSTKITKVQTSEDDDQSIENIDKVHQDDDFIYPTLDASDDEDFIFKPKAKSQIDEAWNPKARVGPLLPKTNRPAREGVKKTSVEKGLEAAAAKRAKQSDDYLDNNMDKGSKKKLSTTKRTYNKKKQKNSSVTSATGTSATSSENTAKTSIGFGSILTSPNRLKDVKAKLAAPVPVERKPKKGMKTAKQRLGKILKLHKMMH, encoded by the exons ATGGAGTTACCAGTTACATATTGTTTATGTGGCCGTTCTTACGATTTCGAACAATTTATGATACAATGTGATGTTTGTAAAGAATGGTATCATGGAGG GTGTGTTTCTGTAAAAGAATATATGTCCATAGATCTTGACAAATACCATTGTCCGCGTTGTGAAGCAATGTGCGGGCCATCGCTTA TGAAAACAAAATTGAATTGGCATAGACATGATTATACCGAGCCCGATGCTGATACAAAACCAGTTCAAACTGGCACACCAGTATTTATAAGGGAATTAAAATCCAGACATTTCCCAAAAGCTGATGAAGTTGTTAAACATGTTAGAGGACAGCAATTGACTCTTCAATATTTACAAGCTAATGGCTTTGAAAGTCCTATTATAATTGATGGGAAGGATGGACTTGATATGACCGTTCCACCGCCAAACTTCAGCGTTTATGATGTCGAAAGTTACATAG GTGGAGATCGAGACATGGATGTAATCGACGTTACAAGACAAAGTAATATCAGAATGAAATTAAGAGACTTTGTTGAATATTACAATTCCCCTTGCAGAACAAGGGTTCTTAATGTGATTAGTCTTGAATTTACAAACACTGG TCTTTCACCAATGGTCGAGGCACCATACATCGCGCGTAAACTTGACTGGGTTAATTCTGTTTGGCCGCGTGATTGGCTCGAGGATAGTGACATAAAACGCCCCGAAGTGCAAAAGTATTGCCTAATGGGAGTCAAAGACAGTTTCACAGATTTCCACATTGATTTTGGTGGTACATCTGTGTGGTATCACGTGCTACGCGGAGAGAAAGTGTTTTATCTGATCAGGCCTACCCCTGCTAATTTACAACTGTATCAACATTGGATGTGCAGCTCAACGCAGAGTGAAACCTTCTTTGGAGATCAAGCCGATGCGTGTTACAAATGCGTTATAAAACAAGGCCAAACTATGATGATTCCAACAGGTTGGATACACGCTGTATTAACTCCAGTTGATTCTTTGGTCTTTGGTGGAAATTTTGTACATAGCCTTAACATTCCAATGCAACTACA AATAtacgaattagaaaaaaaaatgaagactCCTGCCAAATTTCAATATCCTGGTTTTGAGACAATCAATTGGTTCGCAGCAAAGAAATTACTGaaagaattgaaagaattaaataatgaaGGAAAGAAATGTCCAGCGTATCTTTTACAGGGTGTTAAAGCATTACTCAGTATTCTAAAACAGTGGAACACAGATAAGGAC TATAATATGACCAGTAGAGGTCAAATACCAGAAACAATAAATAGTCAAAAATTGTTGAAAGATTTCAGTAAGGAAATTCGACATGCTGAACGAtacttaatatctttaaatccCCCGAAACCAGAGCGAGAGAGTAAACGCAAGAAAAAGAAACCATTGAATAAAGATTTTGTAGATTATGATGTTGCCGATAGAATGCCTGATAATCCGTTCAAAGCAACGTTAAAAGAGACGAGTAAAGCGAATTCTACGATTGTAGAGTCACCGTCATCCGGTAGACCACCCTTGAAACTCACATTACCGAAACCCATCATGTATCCCTATGCCAAAACTCAAAGTCCAACATTGGAAGAGAAAAATGTTTCCCCTGTTAGTAATAGAAGATCGTCAAAACCGGGTAAACAAAGTCCAACCGTAATTAGATTTAAGCTCGGCAATAATGAGGTGGTCAGGAGTACACATGATGACATaaatacgtataataatttacaCTCTGACCGTCCCCTTGGGACATCGAAAGAATTAACTTGGAAACAAACTTCCATATACGATTTTCACGACGGCAGCAATGAAAGCGATTATGGTCGATTTACTATTGACGAATCGCCAAAACGAAAGAGAACACCCAAAACTAATACGCAAAAGCGTTTAAAACGCGATTACGATGGAGATGTTGATGTTTTAAATGATGCACCAAAAAATGGAatcgaagaattattaaaagctTCGGCTTATACCTTGGGAAACGGGACTCAAAGATTGGATGTAAC GACATCAATGATATCACAATATAGTCAACCTATGCCACCACCTACTGG tatttataaattgaaaacaACCAGTTCTGGTAGGGCATCTCCTTCGACTCGGGAAGCAATTGCCGGGATGCTATCCTTCAGTGAACAATGTTATTCAACTACGTCAAATAGTACATCGAAATCTACAAAAATCACGAAAGTTCAAACTAGCGAGGATGATGATCAGTCTATAGAAAATATCGATAAAGTTCATCAGGACGATGATTTTa TTTACCCGACTCTAGACGCTTCAGACGATgaagattttatttttaaaccTAAAGCGAAAAGTCAAATAGACGAGGCATGGAATCCAAAAGCCAGAGTAGGACCTCTCTTGCCAAAAACGAATCGTCCAGCTCGAGAAGGTGTCAAGAAAACATCTGTCGAAAAAGGGCTCGAAGCAGCGGCAGCGAAACGTGCAAAACAATCG GACGATTATCTGGATAACAACATGGATAAGGGCTCCAAGAAGAAATTG AGCACAACTAAGCGGACGTATAATAAAAAGAAGCAAAAGAATTCATCTGTAACTTCGGCAACTGGTACATCGGCCACATCTTCGGAAAATACCGCAAAAACAAGCATCGGATTCGGCTCGATATTAACGAGTCCTAATAGGCTCAAGGATGTTAAAGCGAAATTAGCCGCCCCAGTTCCAGTTG AACGAAAACCAAAGAAAGGAATGAAAACGGCGAAGCAACGCTTAGGAAAAATTTTGAAACTTCACAAAATGATGCACTAG
- the LOC117158116 gene encoding histone lysine demethylase PHF8 isoform X3, with protein sequence MELPVTYCLCGRSYDFEQFMIQCDVCKEWYHGGCVSVKEYMSIDLDKYHCPRCEAMCGPSLMKTKLNWHRHDYTEPDADTKPVQTGTPVFIRELKSRHFPKADEVVKHVRGQQLTLQYLQANGFESPIIIDGKDGLDMTVPPPNFSVYDVESYIGGDRDMDVIDVTRQSNIRMKLRDFVEYYNSPCRTRVLNVISLEFTNTGLSPMVEAPYIARKLDWVNSVWPRDWLEDSDIKRPEVQKYCLMGVKDSFTDFHIDFGGTSVWYHVLRGEKVFYLIRPTPANLQLYQHWMCSSTQSETFFGDQADACYKCVIKQGQTMMIPTGWIHAVLTPVDSLVFGGNFVHSLNIPMQLQIYELEKKMKTPAKFQYPGFETINWFAAKKLLKELKELNNEGKKCPAYLLQGVKALLSILKQWNTDKDYNMTSRGQIPETINSQKLLKDFSKEIRHAERYLISLNPPKPERESKRKKKKPLNKDFVDYDVADRMPDNPFKATLKETSKANSTIVESPSSGRPPLKLTLPKPIMYPYAKTQSPTLEEKNVSPVSNRRSSKPGKQSPTVIRFKLGNNEVVRSTHDDINTYNNLHSDRPLGTSKELTWKQTSIYDFHDGSNESDYGRFTIDESPKRKRTPKTNTQKRLKRDYDGDVDVLNDAPKNGIEELLKASAYTLGNGTQRLDVTTSMISQYSQPMPPPTGASPSTREAIAGMLSFSEQCYSTTSNSTSKSTKITKVQTSEDDDQSIENIDKVHQDDDFIYPTLDASDDEDFIFKPKAKSQIDEAWNPKARVGPLLPKTNRPAREGVKKTSVEKGLEAAAAKRAKQSDDYLDNNMDKGSKKKLSTTKRTYNKKKQKNSSVTSATGTSATSSENTAKTSIGFGSILTSPNRLKDVKAKLAAPVPVERKPKKGMKTAKQRLGKILKLHKMMH encoded by the exons ATGGAGTTACCAGTTACATATTGTTTATGTGGCCGTTCTTACGATTTCGAACAATTTATGATACAATGTGATGTTTGTAAAGAATGGTATCATGGAGG GTGTGTTTCTGTAAAAGAATATATGTCCATAGATCTTGACAAATACCATTGTCCGCGTTGTGAAGCAATGTGCGGGCCATCGCTTA TGAAAACAAAATTGAATTGGCATAGACATGATTATACCGAGCCCGATGCTGATACAAAACCAGTTCAAACTGGCACACCAGTATTTATAAGGGAATTAAAATCCAGACATTTCCCAAAAGCTGATGAAGTTGTTAAACATGTTAGAGGACAGCAATTGACTCTTCAATATTTACAAGCTAATGGCTTTGAAAGTCCTATTATAATTGATGGGAAGGATGGACTTGATATGACCGTTCCACCGCCAAACTTCAGCGTTTATGATGTCGAAAGTTACATAG GTGGAGATCGAGACATGGATGTAATCGACGTTACAAGACAAAGTAATATCAGAATGAAATTAAGAGACTTTGTTGAATATTACAATTCCCCTTGCAGAACAAGGGTTCTTAATGTGATTAGTCTTGAATTTACAAACACTGG TCTTTCACCAATGGTCGAGGCACCATACATCGCGCGTAAACTTGACTGGGTTAATTCTGTTTGGCCGCGTGATTGGCTCGAGGATAGTGACATAAAACGCCCCGAAGTGCAAAAGTATTGCCTAATGGGAGTCAAAGACAGTTTCACAGATTTCCACATTGATTTTGGTGGTACATCTGTGTGGTATCACGTGCTACGCGGAGAGAAAGTGTTTTATCTGATCAGGCCTACCCCTGCTAATTTACAACTGTATCAACATTGGATGTGCAGCTCAACGCAGAGTGAAACCTTCTTTGGAGATCAAGCCGATGCGTGTTACAAATGCGTTATAAAACAAGGCCAAACTATGATGATTCCAACAGGTTGGATACACGCTGTATTAACTCCAGTTGATTCTTTGGTCTTTGGTGGAAATTTTGTACATAGCCTTAACATTCCAATGCAACTACA AATAtacgaattagaaaaaaaaatgaagactCCTGCCAAATTTCAATATCCTGGTTTTGAGACAATCAATTGGTTCGCAGCAAAGAAATTACTGaaagaattgaaagaattaaataatgaaGGAAAGAAATGTCCAGCGTATCTTTTACAGGGTGTTAAAGCATTACTCAGTATTCTAAAACAGTGGAACACAGATAAGGAC TATAATATGACCAGTAGAGGTCAAATACCAGAAACAATAAATAGTCAAAAATTGTTGAAAGATTTCAGTAAGGAAATTCGACATGCTGAACGAtacttaatatctttaaatccCCCGAAACCAGAGCGAGAGAGTAAACGCAAGAAAAAGAAACCATTGAATAAAGATTTTGTAGATTATGATGTTGCCGATAGAATGCCTGATAATCCGTTCAAAGCAACGTTAAAAGAGACGAGTAAAGCGAATTCTACGATTGTAGAGTCACCGTCATCCGGTAGACCACCCTTGAAACTCACATTACCGAAACCCATCATGTATCCCTATGCCAAAACTCAAAGTCCAACATTGGAAGAGAAAAATGTTTCCCCTGTTAGTAATAGAAGATCGTCAAAACCGGGTAAACAAAGTCCAACCGTAATTAGATTTAAGCTCGGCAATAATGAGGTGGTCAGGAGTACACATGATGACATaaatacgtataataatttacaCTCTGACCGTCCCCTTGGGACATCGAAAGAATTAACTTGGAAACAAACTTCCATATACGATTTTCACGACGGCAGCAATGAAAGCGATTATGGTCGATTTACTATTGACGAATCGCCAAAACGAAAGAGAACACCCAAAACTAATACGCAAAAGCGTTTAAAACGCGATTACGATGGAGATGTTGATGTTTTAAATGATGCACCAAAAAATGGAatcgaagaattattaaaagctTCGGCTTATACCTTGGGAAACGGGACTCAAAGATTGGATGTAAC GACATCAATGATATCACAATATAGTCAACCTATGCCACCACCTACTGG GGCATCTCCTTCGACTCGGGAAGCAATTGCCGGGATGCTATCCTTCAGTGAACAATGTTATTCAACTACGTCAAATAGTACATCGAAATCTACAAAAATCACGAAAGTTCAAACTAGCGAGGATGATGATCAGTCTATAGAAAATATCGATAAAGTTCATCAGGACGATGATTTTa TTTACCCGACTCTAGACGCTTCAGACGATgaagattttatttttaaaccTAAAGCGAAAAGTCAAATAGACGAGGCATGGAATCCAAAAGCCAGAGTAGGACCTCTCTTGCCAAAAACGAATCGTCCAGCTCGAGAAGGTGTCAAGAAAACATCTGTCGAAAAAGGGCTCGAAGCAGCGGCAGCGAAACGTGCAAAACAATCG GACGATTATCTGGATAACAACATGGATAAGGGCTCCAAGAAGAAATTG AGCACAACTAAGCGGACGTATAATAAAAAGAAGCAAAAGAATTCATCTGTAACTTCGGCAACTGGTACATCGGCCACATCTTCGGAAAATACCGCAAAAACAAGCATCGGATTCGGCTCGATATTAACGAGTCCTAATAGGCTCAAGGATGTTAAAGCGAAATTAGCCGCCCCAGTTCCAGTTG AACGAAAACCAAAGAAAGGAATGAAAACGGCGAAGCAACGCTTAGGAAAAATTTTGAAACTTCACAAAATGATGCACTAG
- the LOC117158116 gene encoding histone lysine demethylase PHF8 isoform X2, whose product MELPVTYCLCGRSYDFEQFMIQCDVCKEWYHGGCVSVKEYMSIDLDKYHCPRCEAMCGPSLMKTKLNWHRHDYTEPDADTKPVQTGTPVFIRELKSRHFPKADEVVKHVRGQQLTLQYLQANGFESPIIIDGKDGLDMTVPPPNFSVYDVESYIGGDRDMDVIDVTRQSNIRMKLRDFVEYYNSPCRTRVLNVISLEFTNTGLSPMVEAPYIARKLDWVNSVWPRDWLEDSDIKRPEVQKYCLMGVKDSFTDFHIDFGGTSVWYHVLRGEKVFYLIRPTPANLQLYQHWMCSSTQSETFFGDQADACYKCVIKQGQTMMIPTGWIHAVLTPVDSLVFGGNFVHSLNIPMQLQIYELEKKMKTPAKFQYPGFETINWFAAKKLLKELKELNNEGKKCPAYLLQGVKALLSILKQWNTDKDYNMTSRGQIPETINSQKLLKDFSKEIRHAERYLISLNPPKPERESKRKKKKPLNKDFVDYDVADRMPDNPFKATLKETSKANSTIVESPSSGRPPLKLTLPKPIMYPYAKTQSPTLEEKNVSPVSNRRSSKPGKQSPTVIRFKLGNNEVVRSTHDDINTYNNLHSDRPLGTSKELTWKQTSIYDFHDGSNESDYGRFTIDESPKRKRTPKTNTQKRLKRDYDGDVDVLNDAPKNGIEELLKASAYTLGNGTQRLDVTTSMISQYSQPMPPPTGSGRASPSTREAIAGMLSFSEQCYSTTSNSTSKSTKITKVQTSEDDDQSIENIDKVHQDDDFIYPTLDASDDEDFIFKPKAKSQIDEAWNPKARVGPLLPKTNRPAREGVKKTSVEKGLEAAAAKRAKQSDDYLDNNMDKGSKKKLSTTKRTYNKKKQKNSSVTSATGTSATSSENTAKTSIGFGSILTSPNRLKDVKAKLAAPVPVERKPKKGMKTAKQRLGKILKLHKMMH is encoded by the exons ATGGAGTTACCAGTTACATATTGTTTATGTGGCCGTTCTTACGATTTCGAACAATTTATGATACAATGTGATGTTTGTAAAGAATGGTATCATGGAGG GTGTGTTTCTGTAAAAGAATATATGTCCATAGATCTTGACAAATACCATTGTCCGCGTTGTGAAGCAATGTGCGGGCCATCGCTTA TGAAAACAAAATTGAATTGGCATAGACATGATTATACCGAGCCCGATGCTGATACAAAACCAGTTCAAACTGGCACACCAGTATTTATAAGGGAATTAAAATCCAGACATTTCCCAAAAGCTGATGAAGTTGTTAAACATGTTAGAGGACAGCAATTGACTCTTCAATATTTACAAGCTAATGGCTTTGAAAGTCCTATTATAATTGATGGGAAGGATGGACTTGATATGACCGTTCCACCGCCAAACTTCAGCGTTTATGATGTCGAAAGTTACATAG GTGGAGATCGAGACATGGATGTAATCGACGTTACAAGACAAAGTAATATCAGAATGAAATTAAGAGACTTTGTTGAATATTACAATTCCCCTTGCAGAACAAGGGTTCTTAATGTGATTAGTCTTGAATTTACAAACACTGG TCTTTCACCAATGGTCGAGGCACCATACATCGCGCGTAAACTTGACTGGGTTAATTCTGTTTGGCCGCGTGATTGGCTCGAGGATAGTGACATAAAACGCCCCGAAGTGCAAAAGTATTGCCTAATGGGAGTCAAAGACAGTTTCACAGATTTCCACATTGATTTTGGTGGTACATCTGTGTGGTATCACGTGCTACGCGGAGAGAAAGTGTTTTATCTGATCAGGCCTACCCCTGCTAATTTACAACTGTATCAACATTGGATGTGCAGCTCAACGCAGAGTGAAACCTTCTTTGGAGATCAAGCCGATGCGTGTTACAAATGCGTTATAAAACAAGGCCAAACTATGATGATTCCAACAGGTTGGATACACGCTGTATTAACTCCAGTTGATTCTTTGGTCTTTGGTGGAAATTTTGTACATAGCCTTAACATTCCAATGCAACTACA AATAtacgaattagaaaaaaaaatgaagactCCTGCCAAATTTCAATATCCTGGTTTTGAGACAATCAATTGGTTCGCAGCAAAGAAATTACTGaaagaattgaaagaattaaataatgaaGGAAAGAAATGTCCAGCGTATCTTTTACAGGGTGTTAAAGCATTACTCAGTATTCTAAAACAGTGGAACACAGATAAGGAC TATAATATGACCAGTAGAGGTCAAATACCAGAAACAATAAATAGTCAAAAATTGTTGAAAGATTTCAGTAAGGAAATTCGACATGCTGAACGAtacttaatatctttaaatccCCCGAAACCAGAGCGAGAGAGTAAACGCAAGAAAAAGAAACCATTGAATAAAGATTTTGTAGATTATGATGTTGCCGATAGAATGCCTGATAATCCGTTCAAAGCAACGTTAAAAGAGACGAGTAAAGCGAATTCTACGATTGTAGAGTCACCGTCATCCGGTAGACCACCCTTGAAACTCACATTACCGAAACCCATCATGTATCCCTATGCCAAAACTCAAAGTCCAACATTGGAAGAGAAAAATGTTTCCCCTGTTAGTAATAGAAGATCGTCAAAACCGGGTAAACAAAGTCCAACCGTAATTAGATTTAAGCTCGGCAATAATGAGGTGGTCAGGAGTACACATGATGACATaaatacgtataataatttacaCTCTGACCGTCCCCTTGGGACATCGAAAGAATTAACTTGGAAACAAACTTCCATATACGATTTTCACGACGGCAGCAATGAAAGCGATTATGGTCGATTTACTATTGACGAATCGCCAAAACGAAAGAGAACACCCAAAACTAATACGCAAAAGCGTTTAAAACGCGATTACGATGGAGATGTTGATGTTTTAAATGATGCACCAAAAAATGGAatcgaagaattattaaaagctTCGGCTTATACCTTGGGAAACGGGACTCAAAGATTGGATGTAAC GACATCAATGATATCACAATATAGTCAACCTATGCCACCACCTACTGG TTCTGGTAGGGCATCTCCTTCGACTCGGGAAGCAATTGCCGGGATGCTATCCTTCAGTGAACAATGTTATTCAACTACGTCAAATAGTACATCGAAATCTACAAAAATCACGAAAGTTCAAACTAGCGAGGATGATGATCAGTCTATAGAAAATATCGATAAAGTTCATCAGGACGATGATTTTa TTTACCCGACTCTAGACGCTTCAGACGATgaagattttatttttaaaccTAAAGCGAAAAGTCAAATAGACGAGGCATGGAATCCAAAAGCCAGAGTAGGACCTCTCTTGCCAAAAACGAATCGTCCAGCTCGAGAAGGTGTCAAGAAAACATCTGTCGAAAAAGGGCTCGAAGCAGCGGCAGCGAAACGTGCAAAACAATCG GACGATTATCTGGATAACAACATGGATAAGGGCTCCAAGAAGAAATTG AGCACAACTAAGCGGACGTATAATAAAAAGAAGCAAAAGAATTCATCTGTAACTTCGGCAACTGGTACATCGGCCACATCTTCGGAAAATACCGCAAAAACAAGCATCGGATTCGGCTCGATATTAACGAGTCCTAATAGGCTCAAGGATGTTAAAGCGAAATTAGCCGCCCCAGTTCCAGTTG AACGAAAACCAAAGAAAGGAATGAAAACGGCGAAGCAACGCTTAGGAAAAATTTTGAAACTTCACAAAATGATGCACTAG